Proteins encoded together in one Porites lutea chromosome 2, jaPorLute2.1, whole genome shotgun sequence window:
- the LOC140929174 gene encoding uncharacterized protein, translating into MAFAQTDNVLSPYRKFLVELSSYISGNDLETLKFTVVDLIPRRKTEYASSGLKLFDILEQDLRISPGNLFLLEDLFKTIGRMDLALKVQYFSKSTLADNSRNNINATEFENLVTDGGGDEAPKCQTEKCVAKSVDFEDVVTDGIGDESESDPNDRMADCVDRSKYTMSGGPRYRLCVILLAYRPSLAMYPRKKVTENNAVASTAVSVAIQGVLFSAPPAQTFRGIEGVQVTPAIPVTQKSSTEKSEGSSPAASTSKRSAPAPAPTPAAAPAGPAPAPSVASDASAQAGQGRLQHDSIAGPPPTRYVNYLAYQGYSVEIIGGKHYKTPDGEFVEMKSGTQYKIHVKNSHAYSCNLDVSIDGYDVGGWVVYGGQELTIERPAYEAKKFTFYRVKTAPKEAGIESGRDENGLVKCVFTPEAFLDISVAIYGLPHPLEVNIAPDATVGDLKRQVQSQLNAANDPDQLLVLNDKVLPNSSRLSYLVKSPGNLRNLRLVDAELEITVEVSSSERFPVKLRPSKANVIDLMKVIEEKLGILVSDQEIYHGKTRLSDAPRRSLPSKLICSIQPSVVVIVPYITITVEDMESGDGCIVKVDKRKTLKNLVNEISLCKNMSETEKAAVTFYFKGEGLCPSENDQSLSSLGFGSGSKIEMKRFVRSSEKVNDDDEHPEEQLKRIGGHLKESQHFKKEAKGSILSRIWEKVSSPFAASWRK; encoded by the exons ATGGCTTTTGCTCAAACCGAtaatgttttgagcccttataGAAAGTTTCTCGTTGAACTTTCATCGTACATTTCAGGTAACGATTTAGAGACCTTGAAATTTACTGTTGTAGATTTAATTCCACGCAGGAAAACGGAGTACGCCAGCAGTGGATTGAAGTTGTTTGATATATTGGAACAAGATTTAAGAATATCTCCGGGAAATCTGTTTCTTTTGGAAGATCTCTTCAAAACAATTGGTAGGATGGATCTTGCTTTGAAAGTGCagtatttttcaaaatcgaCTTTGGCCGATAACTCCCGCAATAACATAAATG CTACAGAGTTTGAAAATCTGGTCACTGATGGCGGTGGTGATGAGGCACCCAAATGCCAAACAGAAAAGTGTGTGGCGAAAA GTGTAGATTTTGAAGATGTGGTCACTGATGGGATTGGTGATGAATCAGAGAGTGATCCTAATGACCGAATGGCAGATTGTGTAGACAGAAGTAAGTATACAATGTCAGGCGGGCCCCGCTACCGCCTTTGCGTTATTTTGCTTGCGTATCGGCCTTCCCTCGCCATGTACCCGAGGAAAAAGGTAACCGAaa ATAACGCAGTAGCTTCTACGGCCGTCTCAGTAGCAATTCAGGGCGTGTTGTTCAGTGCCCCGCCGGCACAAACCTTTAGAGGAATTGAAGGAGTTCAAGTCACACCAGCAATACCAGTTACACAGAAATCTTCTACTGAGAAAAGTGAAG GCTCCTCCCCTGCTGCGTCTACTTCCAAGAGGTCAGCTCCTGCGCCTGCTCCTACGCCTGCTGCTGCCCCTGCTGGCCCTGCCCCTGCCCCTTCTGTTGCATCAGATGCGTCAGCACAGGCAGGGCAAGGTCGCCTTCAACATGATTCCATTGCTGGACCACCACCTACGCGATATGTCAATTATCTTGCGTACCAAGGATACTCAGTGGAAATCATTGGTGGAAAGCACTATAAAACACCTGATGGAGAGTTTGTGGAGATGAAGAGCGGCACACAGTACAAGATACATGTCAAAAACTCCCATGCCTATA GTTGCAACTTAGACGTATCCATAGATGGCTATGACGTTGGAGGCTGGGTTGTATATGGAGGACAGGAGTTAACGATAGAACGACCAGCTTACGAGGCTAAGAAGTTCACTTTCTATCGCGTAAAAACCGCACCCAAAGAAGCTGGTATTGAATCTGGCCGGGATGAAAATGGTCTCGTAAAGTGTGTGTTTACACCAGAAGCCTTCCTGGACATCTCAGTTGCTATTTATGGCTTACCTCACCCACTGGAAGTGAATATTGCCCCAGACGCAACGGTTGGGGATTTGAAACGTCAAGTACAGAGTCAGCTAAATGCTGCCAACGATCCCGATCAACTTCTTGTTCTCAATGACAAAGTGTTGCCAAATTCTTCCCGTTTAAG CTACTTGGTGAAATCGCCTGGAAACTTGAGAAACCTGAGATTAGTTGATGCCGAATTGGAGATAACAGTCGAGGTATCGTCTAGTGAAAGATTTCCGGTAAAGCTACGACCAAGCAAAGCGAATGTCATTGATTTGATGAAAGTGATAGAGGAGAAGCTTGGAATTCTCGTAAGTGACCAGGAAATCTACCACGGAAAAACCCGACTGTCAGACGCACCACGGAGAAGCCTTCCTTCGAAACTCATCTGCAGTATACAGCCAAGTGTAGTTGTGATTGTACCATACATCACTATAACCGTCGAGGACATGGAAAGTGGCGATGGTTGCATAGTGAAGGTTGATAAACGAAAAACTTTAAAGAACCTTGTGAATGAAATATCACTGTGCAAAAACATGTCAGAAACTGAAAAAGCCGCCGTTACATTTTATTTCAAAGGAGAAGGACTCTGTCCTTCCGAAAATGACCAATCCTTATCAAGCCTTGGCTTTGGCAGTGGTTCCAAGATAGAAATGAAGAG GTTTGTGAGAAGTTCCGAAAAAgtgaatgatgatgatgaa